One genomic window of Pecten maximus chromosome 3, xPecMax1.1, whole genome shotgun sequence includes the following:
- the LOC117323784 gene encoding S1 RNA-binding domain-containing protein 1-like — translation MTQMYYSSVQVTISKILREDGKGKKRRLVKMAKDEKDTKEICKMNWELPRVISDRVRVKVWAAENVVEMLSAGDTIPFIARYRKERTGDMEVDKIREVERNMEELRAVETKATVVLKAVKKVGKLTRELKCALENSILMSEVEALYAPYKPGHKGTLAERARALGLEPLALQYINHPWRINVETYVRPDTKGLSSSKEVEAGVQHILADMMTKDKEVIDLVRQLANDRGVALESSEAKGLKKKLNEKSHDKELDKAYKYETYFNFRRLVSHIQPHQVLAINRGEEHKILSVTITYPQNIKHRFSQCLKRHWLRDEHRMPEAAVVMVKKAIEDAFDRLVQPQMTRQIRSELLKEARKSSIEVFAKNLKQLLLTQPCKGKNIIGLDPGFTNGCKTAVISDTGKVLETTVLYLRDQAMKSKILGLANRHRCSIIAIGDGSGCRESEKVISDAIKENRAKIQYCIVRESGASIYSVTDVAKQDLPDLEPSLRSAVSIARRLLDPLAEFVKVDPKHIGVGQYQHDMPEKQMQTSLDSVVEECVSFVGVDINTASEHLLRRMAGLTATRAKNIVQWREKNGAFINRDQIQHVKGVGAKSYEQCAGFIRVHSTSPVGQTTQEKNEEPEASTSVSGGKKRKATTKVSKAKKAKMSDQPNPLDMTSIHPESYPQAQQLLDRMGVNPSEVGHIHFIRQVQDFMKKTSVTKLAEDLSVGEPTMALIVQALQQPLNYDFREGFEKPLFRSGTRGFDELKVGEILTGKVENVTHFGAFVDVGVGETGLLHNSGMRGQCIQLGNRLEVKVISLDKGRKRFGLEFVKFG, via the exons ATGACACAGATGTATTATTCAAGCGTCCAGGTGACTATTTCCAAAATATTGCGGGAAGACGGGAAGGGTAAGAAGAGAAGAT TGGTGAAAATGGCAAAGGATGAGAAAGACACCAAGGAAATTTGTAAGATGAACTGGGAGCTGCCCAGAGTGATCTCAGACCGGGTCAGAGTGAAAGTTTGGGCAGCAGAAAATGTGGTGGAGATGCTGTCTGCTGGCGACACCATTCCCTTCATAGCCAGGTACAGGAAGGAACGCACAGGGGATATGGAGGTGGACAAGATACGTGAAGTGGAGAGAAATATGGAGGAACTGAG AGCTGTTGAAACCAAAGCTACTGTTGTTTTGAAAGCTGTGAAAAAGGTAGGAAAGCTGACCCGAGAACTGAAATGTGCCCTGGAAAACTCCATCCTGATGTCTGAGGTAGAAGCCTTG TATGCCCCTTACAAACCAGGCCACAAGGGGACACTAGCAGAGCGAGCCAGAGCCTTAGGACTGGAGCCTTTAGCATTACAGTACATCAACCATCCATGGAGGATTAACGTTGAGACCTACGTCAGACCAGACACTAAGGGCCTGTCCAGTTCCAAGGAGGTGGAGGCGGGAGTACAACACATTCTGGCAGACATGATGACTAAAGATAAGGAAGTGATTGACCTAGTCCGACAGCTGGCCAATGACCGGGGAGTGGCTCTGGAATCATCAGAAGCCAAGGGACTAAAGAAAAAGCTAAACGAAAAGTCACACGATAAGGAATTAGACAAGGCTTATAAATAtgaaacatatttcaatttccGTCGACTTGTTTCACACATTCAGCCTCATCAG GTGCTGGCAATCAATCGAGGGGAAGAACACAAGATTTTATCTGTAACCATCACCTACCCCCAGAATATTAAACACAGGTTTTCCCAGTGTCTAAAGCGACACTGGCTTAGGGATGAACATCGTATGCCTGAAGCTGCTGTTGTGATGGTGAAGAAAGCTATAGAAGATGCATTTGATCGTCTGGTACAGCCACAAATGACGAGACAAATCAG ATCGGAATTGCTGAAAGAAGCCAGGAAATCCTCCATTGAGGTGTTTGCTAAAAACCTGAAACAGCTTCTCCTGACGCAGCCTTGTAAAGGAAAAAACATTATTGGACTGGATCCAGGCTTCACCAACGGCTGTAAAACAGCTGTCATCTCCGACACAG GGAAAGTACTGGAAACTACCGTGTTGTATCTGAGAGATCAAGCCATGAAATCAAAGATATTAGGCCTAGCTAATAGGCACAG ATGCAGTATAATTGCTATCGGAGATGGATCTGGATGTCGTGAGTCAGAAAAAGTGATTTCGGATGCCATCAAAGAAAATCGAGCAAAAATCCAAtactg TATTGTGAGGGAGAGTGGAGCCTCCATATACAGTGTGACAGATGTAGCCAAACAGGACCTGCCTGATCTAGAGCCGTCATTGAGGAGTGCAG TCTCTATTGCCAGACGTTTATTGGACCCTCTAGCAGAGTTTGTGAAGGTCGATCCAAAACACATTGGTGTAGGGCAGTACCAG CATGACATGCCGGAGAAACAGATGCAAACATCTCTAGACTCTGTTGTGGAGGAGTGTGTCAGCTTTGTGGGAGTGGACATCAACACAGCCAGTGAGCATCTCCTCCG GAGAATGGCAGGACTGACCGCCACTCGTGCCAAGAACATCGTGCAGTGGAGAGAGAAGAATGGTGCTTTTATCAATAGGGATCAGATTCAACATGTAAAAGGTGTAGGTGCTAAGTCATATGAACAGTGTGCAGGATTCATTCGAGTACATAGCACCAGTCCAGTGGGCCAGACTACACA AGAAAAGAATGAGGAACCTGAAGCATCTACGTCTGTCTCAGGAGGTAAGAAAAGGAAAGCCACTACTAAAGTTAGCAAGGCCAAGAAAGCCAAGATGTCTGACCAACCAAACCCCCTGGATATGACTTCCATCCACCCAGAAAGCTACCCACAAGCTCAACA ACTTCTGGACAGAATGGGAGTAAACCCTTCAGAAGTAGGACACATACATTTCATCCGACAAGTCCAGGACTTTATGAAGAAAACAA GTGTGACTAAACTAGCAGAGGATCTCTCTGTAGGAGAACCAACCATGGCGCTCATTGTCCAAGCCTTACAACAGCCACTTAACTACGATTTCCGTGAAG GATTTGAAAAACCTTTGTTTCGGTCTGGGACACGTGGCTTTGATGAACTCAAGGTTGGAGAAATACTCACAGGAAAAGTGGAGAATGTAACACACTTTGGGGCATTTGTTGATGTTGGTGTGGGGGAGACCGGACTCCTCCATAACAGTGGTATGAGGGGACAGTGCATCCAGCTCGGGAACCGACTCGAGGTGAAGGTCATCTCGCTGGACAAGGGCAGAAAACGATTTGGACTTGAATTTGTCAAGTTTGGTTAG